In Paenibacillus sp. J23TS9, a single genomic region encodes these proteins:
- a CDS encoding gamma carbonic anhydrase family protein has translation MLLRYGQHMPKLHSSVYVGEGAKIIGDVQIGMDSSVWFNAVLRGDMAPIIIGERCNIQDGTVGHVNADEPLILANDVSVGHSAIIHGCTIGKGTLIGMGAIVLNGADIGEYALIGAGSIVTENKKIPPYTLSLGSPARVVRELTEADLQRMYRTTQNYVEKGKEYRMF, from the coding sequence ATGTTATTGCGTTATGGTCAACATATGCCTAAGCTCCATTCCTCGGTCTATGTGGGCGAGGGAGCAAAGATTATCGGGGATGTTCAAATAGGAATGGACTCGAGTGTTTGGTTCAACGCTGTTCTCAGAGGAGACATGGCACCGATTATCATTGGCGAACGCTGCAATATACAAGACGGAACCGTCGGGCATGTGAATGCGGATGAGCCACTGATCTTAGCCAATGATGTTTCCGTTGGACATTCAGCCATCATTCACGGATGTACGATAGGTAAGGGTACATTAATCGGTATGGGGGCCATTGTATTGAACGGGGCTGACATTGGAGAATATGCTTTAATAGGAGCAGGTTCTATCGTTACTGAAAATAAAAAAATACCACCCTATACCCTTTCCCTGGGGTCTCCCGCGAGAGTGGTCCGTGAATTAACGGAGGCAGATTTGCAAAGAATGTACCGCACGACTCAAAATTATGTGGAGAAGGGGAAGGAGTATAGGATGTTCTAA
- a CDS encoding IDEAL domain-containing protein, protein MDKMKVTYEVMLGLAAEMVWDEALRKHRSEELYREIDRALASGDESAFRNLTDELRLLN, encoded by the coding sequence ATGGATAAAATGAAAGTTACGTATGAAGTCATGTTGGGGCTGGCGGCTGAAATGGTATGGGACGAAGCATTGCGCAAACACCGGAGCGAGGAGCTTTACCGAGAAATTGATCGGGCGCTAGCCTCCGGAGACGAATCGGCTTTCCGCAATCTTACGGATGAACTGAGGTTGCTGAACTGA
- a CDS encoding DUF2487 family protein translates to MKFSEVDEASWQELQPYFDTCLIPYTGLTGKENPMQATAALERLRDFMDLVEIPYKGRIITYPAFQYGLQQEMSLLNEICGNMKSTGFKHVVVISSDNVLQSEDLTEADLILSRSEMKELEGKELAAAVQAKIQILWNPVLLT, encoded by the coding sequence ATGAAGTTCAGTGAAGTGGACGAGGCTTCCTGGCAGGAGCTGCAGCCCTATTTCGACACCTGCCTTATCCCCTATACCGGACTTACCGGGAAGGAGAATCCGATGCAGGCCACCGCAGCTTTGGAGCGGCTGCGGGATTTCATGGATCTGGTCGAGATTCCGTATAAGGGCAGAATTATTACATATCCGGCTTTCCAGTATGGATTGCAGCAAGAAATGTCACTTTTGAATGAAATATGCGGAAACATGAAGAGTACGGGATTTAAGCATGTAGTCGTAATTTCATCAGACAATGTACTTCAATCAGAGGATTTAACGGAAGCAGATCTTATTCTTTCACGGTCTGAGATGAAGGAGCTGGAAGGGAAGGAACTTGCGGCTGCTGTACAGGCAAAAATCCAAATTTTATGGAATCCTGTCCTTCTGACGTAA
- a CDS encoding ubiquinol-cytochrome c reductase iron-sulfur subunit codes for MSNQNDHHEPSGKPPGRKEMSRRQFLAYTLGGASAFMAMGPVLPMVRFAVDPILHKKGEGEFIKVVEVNKITDEPQEFTFELPQQDGWYASKATLTAWIRKDEKGKIYALSPICKHLGCTVGWNNDKNFPDEYHCPCHGARYTKLGKNLAVAPKPLDTYKLQQKDGWVYLGQLEPNTEVK; via the coding sequence ATGAGCAACCAAAATGACCACCATGAACCATCTGGAAAACCACCCGGGCGTAAAGAAATGTCCCGTCGACAATTTCTGGCTTATACTTTAGGTGGTGCAAGCGCATTTATGGCTATGGGCCCTGTCCTGCCAATGGTGCGGTTTGCAGTCGATCCGATTCTGCATAAAAAAGGTGAAGGCGAATTCATTAAGGTCGTGGAAGTAAACAAAATTACGGACGAGCCTCAGGAATTCACTTTTGAACTCCCGCAGCAGGATGGATGGTATGCGAGCAAAGCTACGTTAACAGCTTGGATCCGTAAGGATGAAAAAGGGAAAATCTACGCGCTGTCCCCGATCTGTAAGCACTTGGGCTGTACAGTCGGCTGGAACAATGATAAAAATTTCCCGGATGAGTATCACTGCCCATGCCACGGCGCACGTTACACCAAACTCGGCAAGAACTTGGCTGTAGCCCCAAAACCACTCGACACGTACAAATTGCAACAAAAAGACGGTTGGGTATACTTGGGACAACTGGAGCCAAATACTGAAGTGAAATAG
- the qcrB gene encoding menaquinol-cytochrome c reductase cytochrome b subunit codes for MFKNVYNWIDERLDVTPIWRDVADHEVPEHVNPAHHFSAFVYCFGGLTFFITVIQILSGMFLTMYYVPDIINAYNSVEYLQTQVAFGQIVRGMHHWGASLVIVMMFLHTMRVFFTGSYKAPREMNWVVGMLLFFVMLGLGLTGYLLPWDNKAYFATKVTLEIANSVPWLGPIIKEFLQGGTIVGAETLTRFFALHVFFLPAVLLVLIVGHFIMIRRQGISGPL; via the coding sequence ATGTTTAAGAATGTTTACAACTGGATTGATGAACGTCTTGATGTCACGCCGATTTGGAGAGACGTTGCTGACCATGAAGTGCCTGAGCATGTTAACCCGGCGCATCATTTCTCCGCATTCGTATACTGCTTTGGCGGATTGACGTTTTTTATCACGGTCATTCAAATCCTGTCAGGAATGTTCCTGACCATGTACTATGTACCGGACATCATCAACGCGTATAACAGTGTTGAATACCTGCAAACGCAAGTGGCCTTTGGTCAAATCGTACGCGGTATGCATCACTGGGGCGCGAGCTTAGTTATCGTAATGATGTTCCTGCACACCATGCGCGTGTTCTTCACAGGTTCTTACAAGGCGCCTCGTGAAATGAACTGGGTTGTTGGTATGCTTCTTTTCTTTGTTATGCTGGGTCTGGGCCTTACAGGCTACCTGCTTCCTTGGGATAACAAAGCTTACTTTGCTACAAAGGTTACCCTGGAAATTGCGAATTCCGTTCCATGGCTCGGGCCAATTATTAAGGAATTCCTGCAGGGCGGAACCATTGTAGGCGCAGAGACGCTAACGCGCTTCTTCGCACTGCATGTATTCTTCCTCCCAGCCGTATTGCTCGTACTGATCGTGGGACACTTTATCATGATCCGCAGACAGGGCATTTCCGGTCCACTATAA
- a CDS encoding c-type cytochrome, with protein MAHGKDSKEKVVYVGDSRVKRGGGFITPPDYTAFPGKSEAFIPNFLLKEWMVGVVVLVGFLVLTIAEPAPLWFPANPSASIIPMPDWYFLFLYQYLKLPYASGSYIVLGTIGVSGVAFGSLLLAPFLDTGKERRFNRRPIASSLMILSLIAVVYLTNSAWTHYKDEMAETGQIPENIQREEKAAENKAKGLPTTSGNQQKEIAIVDKENPAMESFKKAGCISCHAADMKGASGPSLRGVGDKHSKDDILKIIKEGYEGKMPAMYDSAIAAGLTDKDVDNLADWLSKQKAEAK; from the coding sequence ATGGCACATGGAAAAGATTCAAAAGAAAAAGTTGTATATGTAGGCGATTCCCGTGTTAAAAGAGGCGGCGGATTTATAACTCCTCCGGATTACACTGCGTTTCCGGGCAAATCGGAAGCGTTCATCCCTAACTTTCTTTTGAAAGAATGGATGGTTGGTGTTGTTGTCCTCGTAGGGTTCCTGGTGCTTACCATCGCAGAACCTGCTCCACTATGGTTCCCTGCGAATCCGAGTGCGTCCATTATTCCGATGCCGGACTGGTACTTCTTGTTCTTGTATCAGTACCTGAAGCTTCCATACGCTTCCGGAAGTTATATCGTTCTTGGTACGATCGGCGTAAGCGGCGTGGCTTTCGGCTCACTGCTCCTGGCTCCATTCCTGGATACGGGTAAAGAACGTCGTTTCAACCGCAGACCGATTGCATCGTCATTAATGATTCTTTCTCTGATCGCGGTTGTATATTTGACCAACAGCGCTTGGACTCATTACAAGGACGAGATGGCTGAAACTGGTCAAATTCCTGAGAACATTCAGCGTGAAGAAAAAGCTGCTGAGAACAAGGCTAAAGGTCTTCCTACGACAAGCGGCAATCAGCAAAAAGAAATTGCTATTGTAGATAAGGAAAACCCAGCCATGGAATCCTTCAAAAAAGCGGGCTGTATTTCTTGCCACGCTGCTGATATGAAGGGTGCCAGCGGTCCATCGCTTCGCGGTGTCGGTGATAAACATAGTAAAGATGACATTCTGAAAATTATCAAAGAAGGCTATGAAGGTAAAATGCCTGCGATGTACGATAGTGCAATTGCAGCAGGCTTGACCGACAAAGACGTTGATAATTTGGCAGATTGGCTTTCCAAACAAAAGGCTGAAGCAAAATAA
- a CDS encoding DUF1405 domain-containing protein, with protein MSISFFWSRALLTNRFVLWLLFWCNLAGTIYGYMWYGEQMEYTIAHNAIWQVIFVPDSPTASLFFTIGILFLLYPPKSQAVKGFSFLMESLAVVTSVKYGIWAVSIIFAGAAQGDHLVWQDWMLVASHLAMAVEALLFVRFFRFGAIMLIPAAAWTFLNDIVDYTYGVFPWLPNELQDDLLGVQYFTLGLTAFSVLLAWVFLRLAKRKNI; from the coding sequence ATGTCCATTTCTTTTTTCTGGAGCCGTGCATTGCTGACTAACCGGTTTGTTTTATGGCTGCTGTTTTGGTGTAATCTGGCTGGAACCATATATGGATATATGTGGTACGGTGAACAGATGGAATATACCATCGCCCATAATGCCATTTGGCAGGTCATTTTTGTTCCAGACAGTCCAACGGCCAGTCTTTTTTTCACCATCGGAATTCTCTTTTTATTATATCCTCCGAAGTCGCAGGCTGTGAAGGGGTTCAGTTTTTTGATGGAATCCCTAGCAGTCGTTACTTCTGTTAAATATGGGATATGGGCGGTAAGTATTATTTTCGCAGGAGCCGCACAAGGGGACCATCTGGTATGGCAGGATTGGATGCTTGTGGCATCGCATCTTGCGATGGCTGTAGAAGCGCTGCTGTTTGTTCGTTTCTTCCGCTTTGGAGCTATTATGCTGATTCCGGCTGCGGCATGGACCTTCCTGAACGATATTGTGGATTATACATATGGTGTGTTTCCATGGCTTCCAAATGAACTGCAGGATGATCTTCTTGGAGTTCAGTATTTTACTTTAGGACTGACTGCTTTCAGTGTACTGTTGGCTTGGGTCTTTCTAAGGCTTGCCAAACGCAAAAACATATAG
- a CDS encoding sporulation protein YpjB, translating to MRGSKRLFKRKPWLFILLVALCITMQPAKINALGDNQDSGKSAEAVKQAATLSQTVERLYQHVLEGDTNLVHKDLQEVDSIFENSSLQKLTTVEGIHALSESIIEMKEAVARVQLDPKHWLTASAKLRMAADSINNPKQALWLQYYKLIREELTQMKSNTEKGDFLAAKQAYERLQEHYEIIRPAVVIQRKPADVTMVDSWLSYAGGLVNAVTPKTGEMQRSIEIGEEIFNGLFGKKKDYPALAPLEQVNGAWPWAMWAGAFILVILAYTAYRKYRGERDSFKKVTPKW from the coding sequence ATGCGGGGGAGCAAACGATTATTTAAACGCAAACCATGGTTATTTATATTGCTGGTGGCTCTATGCATTACCATGCAGCCTGCTAAGATAAACGCTCTTGGTGATAACCAGGATTCGGGAAAGTCAGCAGAGGCTGTTAAGCAGGCAGCAACGCTTAGCCAGACTGTTGAGCGGCTGTATCAGCATGTTCTCGAAGGAGATACCAATCTCGTGCATAAGGATCTTCAAGAGGTTGATTCCATATTCGAGAATTCCTCATTGCAAAAACTGACCACTGTAGAAGGCATACATGCCCTCTCGGAAAGCATCATCGAAATGAAAGAAGCCGTTGCCAGGGTTCAGCTGGACCCGAAACATTGGCTTACAGCATCGGCTAAGCTGAGAATGGCGGCTGACAGTATAAACAATCCGAAGCAGGCCTTGTGGCTTCAGTATTACAAGCTGATCCGTGAAGAGCTCACTCAAATGAAGTCTAACACCGAAAAAGGTGATTTTCTAGCCGCAAAACAGGCATACGAGCGTCTCCAGGAGCATTATGAAATCATACGTCCTGCGGTGGTTATTCAGCGCAAGCCTGCCGACGTGACGATGGTGGACTCATGGCTTTCTTATGCGGGAGGGTTGGTCAACGCAGTGACACCCAAAACGGGTGAAATGCAGAGAAGTATTGAGATAGGCGAGGAAATATTCAACGGTCTGTTTGGTAAGAAAAAGGATTATCCGGCACTTGCTCCTTTGGAGCAGGTTAACGGGGCATGGCCATGGGCGATGTGGGCGGGTGCTTTTATCCTCGTCATTCTCGCATATACAGCATACCGGAAATATCGGGGAGAGCGGGACAGTTTTAAAAAGGTGACACCGAAGTGGTAA
- a CDS encoding YitT family protein — translation MSSSKWFVQMKMVLPIILGAAIYAFGLLYFIIPNQLMEGGVTGVTVLLNYAFSIPPALSTLILNIPLFLLGWKILGSKQMVYTGVGIASLTFFLWLFEKMINAGWISPFQTERDYILASLYAGVTLGAGLGIVFRFGGTTGGSDIVARICNRKFGWSMGQVILGIDIIIIGASLFFIPREKILYTFVAVFISSKVIDFIQEGAYAAKAFTIISDHAPEIADLITVEMERGVTLIPAIGAYSKQAKHMAYCVVARHEIRRLNGIVKSIDPRAFVIINDVHDVLGEGFKET, via the coding sequence ATGAGTTCATCAAAATGGTTTGTACAAATGAAAATGGTATTGCCGATTATACTCGGAGCTGCGATTTATGCTTTTGGACTGCTCTACTTCATTATTCCCAATCAGTTAATGGAAGGCGGTGTGACTGGTGTCACCGTGCTTCTCAACTATGCTTTTTCCATACCGCCCGCGCTCTCTACACTGATACTTAACATTCCGCTATTTTTGCTTGGTTGGAAAATATTGGGATCAAAGCAAATGGTATATACAGGCGTAGGTATCGCTTCACTGACGTTTTTCTTATGGCTGTTTGAAAAAATGATTAACGCAGGGTGGATTTCGCCCTTCCAAACGGAGCGGGATTATATCCTTGCCTCTCTCTATGCCGGTGTGACATTAGGTGCAGGACTTGGTATCGTCTTCCGATTCGGCGGAACGACTGGCGGTTCAGATATCGTGGCGCGAATCTGCAACCGGAAATTCGGCTGGAGTATGGGTCAGGTTATTCTGGGGATCGATATCATCATTATAGGCGCTTCCCTTTTCTTTATCCCGAGAGAAAAAATTCTCTATACATTTGTAGCCGTCTTCATCTCATCAAAGGTCATAGATTTCATCCAAGAAGGGGCTTACGCTGCTAAAGCCTTTACGATCATCAGCGATCATGCGCCTGAAATTGCCGATCTGATCACGGTAGAGATGGAACGGGGGGTTACGCTCATTCCTGCGATTGGCGCCTACTCCAAACAGGCCAAGCATATGGCCTACTGTGTTGTCGCCAGGCATGAAATCCGCAGGTTAAACGGGATTGTCAAATCCATAGATCCACGTGCATTCGTCATTATTAATGATGTCCATGATGTACTCGGAGAAGGATTCAAGGAAACCTAA
- a CDS encoding nucleotide pyrophosphohydrolase, which produces MEKSLAEMQREVDQYISQFKEGYFSPLSMLARMSEEVGELAREVNHSFGEKPKKASEEDNSIELELGDILFITICFANSLGIDLAEAHDKVMHKFNTRDANRWTKKDTE; this is translated from the coding sequence ATGGAGAAGTCTTTGGCTGAAATGCAGAGGGAAGTTGACCAGTATATCTCCCAGTTTAAAGAAGGATATTTCAGTCCTCTGTCCATGTTGGCGCGGATGTCGGAAGAAGTCGGCGAGCTGGCGCGAGAGGTGAATCACAGCTTCGGAGAAAAGCCGAAAAAGGCCTCTGAAGAAGATAATTCGATCGAGCTTGAGCTTGGGGATATACTGTTCATAACGATATGCTTTGCCAATTCCTTGGGGATTGATCTAGCCGAGGCGCATGACAAGGTCATGCATAAATTTAATACTCGTGACGCGAACCGGTGGACGAAAAAGGACACCGAATAA
- a CDS encoding tetratricopeptide repeat protein, producing MKSEQFVRNAYHCILQNDFEGALQWFEAAVTEDPESAEIHYRCSVTYARSSRLEKALDHAQRACELDPEKAEYLLYLQHLQSMRLVQDAKKIIDSGKVAPASDLYQTVSMLKEAVRLDPLYGEAYIWLALTYSQLNEHALAISSLKEVIALQPQDHGLQDMLAQLKNRLSTYLHD from the coding sequence ATGAAATCCGAACAATTCGTCCGGAATGCATATCACTGCATTTTGCAGAATGATTTTGAAGGGGCCTTACAATGGTTTGAAGCGGCTGTAACAGAGGATCCGGAATCCGCGGAAATTCATTACCGCTGCTCCGTGACCTACGCCAGAAGCAGCAGGCTCGAGAAGGCGCTTGATCATGCGCAAAGAGCATGTGAGCTGGATCCGGAAAAAGCAGAATATTTGCTTTATCTACAGCATTTGCAGTCAATGAGGCTGGTGCAGGATGCAAAAAAGATCATCGATTCCGGTAAGGTGGCACCTGCAAGTGATTTATACCAGACAGTATCCATGCTGAAGGAAGCTGTGCGGCTCGATCCACTGTATGGTGAGGCGTATATTTGGCTTGCATTAACGTACAGCCAGCTGAATGAACATGCATTGGCGATATCCTCCTTGAAGGAGGTCATAGCGCTTCAGCCGCAGGATCATGGACTGCAGGATATGCTCGCTCAGCTTAAAAATCGATTAAGCACATATTTGCATGATTGA
- the dapB gene encoding 4-hydroxy-tetrahydrodipicolinate reductase: MSDQIKVAVAGAAGRMGKEVVKLVLEDASLQLVAAVNRSQEGTDAGTLVGLPACGIKLTSDLELALVETKPDVLVDFTTPQFAYPNTALAVSLGIRPVVGTTGFTPEQIEELDKQCQSKDIGGLIAPNFSIGAILMMKFAAQAAKYFPHLEIMEFHGDQKLDAPSGTAIKTAEMIAQNREEIRQGNPKEEETIDGARGGYYNGFRIHSVRLPGVFAQQEVIFGGFGQTLKIRHDSYERAGYMPGVKMAIEKVMSYTGMVYGFDHFIE; encoded by the coding sequence ATGTCAGATCAGATTAAAGTTGCTGTAGCCGGTGCAGCCGGCAGAATGGGAAAAGAGGTAGTCAAACTAGTGCTTGAGGATGCAAGTCTTCAACTGGTAGCAGCTGTGAACCGCTCTCAGGAAGGCACAGACGCAGGAACATTAGTAGGCCTGCCAGCATGCGGAATCAAGCTGACGAGTGATCTGGAGCTAGCTTTAGTGGAAACAAAACCGGATGTTCTGGTCGACTTTACAACGCCGCAGTTTGCTTATCCGAACACGGCGCTGGCAGTCTCTCTTGGCATCCGGCCAGTTGTAGGCACCACCGGGTTTACTCCCGAACAAATCGAAGAGTTGGACAAGCAGTGTCAAAGCAAGGATATTGGCGGACTGATCGCACCGAATTTTTCAATTGGCGCCATTCTCATGATGAAGTTTGCTGCTCAGGCGGCTAAATATTTCCCTCATCTGGAGATCATGGAGTTTCATGGTGACCAGAAGCTGGATGCCCCATCAGGAACCGCGATTAAAACAGCTGAGATGATTGCTCAGAACCGCGAAGAAATTCGTCAGGGCAATCCGAAGGAAGAAGAGACAATTGATGGTGCGCGGGGCGGCTATTACAATGGCTTCCGCATTCATAGTGTCCGTCTTCCGGGCGTATTTGCACAGCAGGAAGTGATTTTCGGCGGATTCGGCCAGACATTGAAAATCCGCCATGATTCCTATGAACGGGCAGGTTATATGCCTGGCGTGAAAATGGCCATTGAAAAAGTTATGAGCTATACCGGTATGGTTTACGGATTTGATCACTTTATAGAGTAG
- the mgsA gene encoding methylglyoxal synthase, whose protein sequence is MKIAFIAHDRKKDEMVNFVTAYEKVFEGHELYSTGTTGKRIMENTDLKIHRFMSGPLGGDQQIGALVAENEMDLIIFLRDPLMAQPHEPDINALLRLCDVQGIPLGTNIATAEILVKALDRGDFAWRELVHKYKPGAEI, encoded by the coding sequence ATGAAAATCGCATTTATTGCACATGACCGTAAAAAAGACGAGATGGTCAATTTTGTAACGGCCTATGAAAAAGTATTTGAAGGACATGAGCTGTATTCAACCGGAACGACAGGGAAACGGATCATGGAAAACACAGACTTGAAAATTCACCGTTTTATGTCAGGCCCCCTCGGCGGTGATCAGCAGATCGGAGCACTTGTCGCGGAAAATGAAATGGATCTGATTATATTCCTGCGTGATCCACTGATGGCTCAGCCGCATGAACCGGACATTAATGCTCTATTGAGACTTTGCGATGTGCAGGGCATTCCACTCGGAACCAATATTGCAACAGCGGAAATTTTAGTCAAAGCTCTGGATCGCGGAGATTTCGCTTGGCGGGAGCTGGTGCATAAATATAAGCCAGGTGCTGAAATATGA
- the bshB1 gene encoding bacillithiol biosynthesis deacetylase BshB1, producing the protein MSESLDILVFGAHADDAEIGMGGTIIKHVEAGYRVGICDLTFAEMSSNGTVERRQQEAAAAADVLGLTMRSNLGLPDRGLFNTPEHIEAITAEIRLHAPRIVFAPYWEDRHPDHVACSKLVEEAVFNAKLRRYMPDKPAVLVDQLYFYFINDMGRAELMVDITAQQEKKEQSLLCYRSQFERSQDGEDAVSTPLNQGYIERVRSRDKLTGQRRLVPYAEGFAARSPFLVDKFMKDSH; encoded by the coding sequence ATGAGTGAATCACTAGATATTTTGGTATTCGGAGCACATGCGGACGATGCCGAAATTGGTATGGGCGGTACAATTATAAAGCATGTAGAAGCCGGGTACCGTGTAGGGATTTGCGATTTAACGTTTGCTGAAATGTCTTCTAACGGTACCGTCGAGCGGCGCCAGCAGGAAGCAGCCGCCGCCGCCGATGTTCTTGGGCTCACGATGCGGAGCAATTTGGGACTTCCTGACCGCGGTTTGTTTAATACACCTGAGCATATTGAGGCAATCACAGCAGAAATCCGCCTTCATGCGCCCCGAATCGTGTTTGCACCCTATTGGGAGGACAGGCATCCGGATCATGTCGCCTGCAGCAAGCTTGTGGAAGAAGCTGTTTTTAATGCGAAGCTTCGGCGTTATATGCCGGACAAGCCTGCGGTGCTCGTAGATCAGCTTTATTTTTACTTCATTAATGATATGGGCAGAGCCGAACTTATGGTTGATATAACGGCCCAGCAGGAGAAGAAGGAGCAATCCCTTCTGTGCTACCGTTCACAGTTTGAACGCAGCCAGGATGGGGAAGATGCCGTTTCGACCCCGCTGAATCAGGGGTATATTGAACGTGTGCGGTCCCGGGACAAGCTTACCGGGCAACGCAGACTCGTTCCTTATGCGGAAGGCTTTGCTGCGCGGTCGCCTTTTCTTGTGGACAAATTCATGAAGGATTCCCATTAA
- the bshA gene encoding N-acetyl-alpha-D-glucosaminyl L-malate synthase BshA produces MSQQLKIGITCYPSLGGSGVVATELGKLLAERGHQVHFIAHSIPFRLGGTFHKNIFYHEVEVSDYYVFRYPPYDMSLATKMAQVAKMQQLDVLHVHYAVPHAVCAFLAKQMVGDQLKVVTTLHGTDITVLAQDESLKDLIRLAINESDAVTAVSRDLINETRDVLDISRDIDLTYNFVDKRIYYPRDTSSLRSDFAEPHEKILMHISNFRPVKRVGDVVEIFAKVNEKVPSKLLFVGEGPDLPKVQCKIQELGLQDKVFFLGKQDEIAQVISLADVLLLPSEKESFGLVALEAMACGVPTVGSLAGGIPELVVHGETGFLAPIGDTKRMADYTIQLLSNEALAANFREACLKRACREFADGLITQQYEQIYYRVLGREVPKLNPVCG; encoded by the coding sequence TTGAGCCAACAATTGAAAATTGGCATCACATGTTATCCGTCTTTGGGCGGTTCTGGTGTTGTAGCGACTGAGCTGGGGAAGCTGCTGGCTGAAAGAGGGCATCAGGTCCATTTTATTGCACATAGCATACCATTTCGCTTGGGCGGAACATTCCACAAGAATATTTTCTATCATGAGGTGGAAGTAAGCGATTATTATGTATTCCGCTATCCGCCGTACGATATGTCCTTGGCTACGAAAATGGCTCAGGTTGCGAAAATGCAGCAGTTGGATGTTCTGCATGTGCATTATGCGGTTCCGCATGCTGTCTGCGCGTTTCTTGCCAAGCAAATGGTAGGGGATCAACTGAAGGTTGTGACGACGCTCCATGGTACGGATATTACCGTCCTGGCGCAGGATGAGTCTTTAAAAGACCTGATCCGGCTGGCCATTAATGAAAGCGATGCAGTAACTGCCGTTTCCCGGGATTTGATCAATGAGACACGTGATGTTCTGGATATCAGCAGAGATATTGACCTCACCTATAATTTTGTGGATAAACGGATATATTATCCGCGAGACACCAGCTCGCTTCGCAGTGATTTTGCTGAGCCCCATGAAAAAATACTGATGCATATTTCCAATTTCCGTCCTGTAAAACGGGTGGGGGATGTTGTTGAGATTTTTGCAAAGGTAAACGAAAAGGTTCCATCCAAGCTCTTATTTGTTGGAGAAGGTCCGGATTTGCCTAAGGTACAATGCAAAATTCAGGAGCTTGGTCTGCAGGATAAAGTCTTTTTCCTTGGAAAACAGGATGAAATTGCACAGGTGATTTCGCTTGCGGATGTGCTGCTGCTTCCTTCCGAGAAGGAAAGCTTCGGACTGGTTGCGCTTGAGGCGATGGCCTGCGGCGTACCAACTGTCGGTTCACTTGCCGGGGGCATCCCCGAGCTTGTCGTTCATGGCGAAACCGGATTTTTGGCTCCTATCGGGGATACGAAACGCATGGCGGATTACACGATTCAGCTTCTGTCAAACGAGGCGCTTGCCGCAAATTTCCGGGAGGCATGTTTGAAGAGAGCTTGCCGTGAATTTGCTGACGGTCTCATAACACAGCAGTATGAGCAAATTTACTACCGCGTACTGGGACGCGAGGTTCCGAAGCTTAATCCGGTTTGCGGCTAA